In the genome of Planctomycetota bacterium, one region contains:
- the rpmE gene encoding 50S ribosomal protein L31 has protein sequence MKKGIHPNYVECTVTCGCGNTFKTRSTRPAINVEVCSNCHPFYTGKQKFVDTAGRVERFQRRYGWGKQASGEAAASGTGAAQPQ, from the coding sequence ATGAAGAAAGGCATCCATCCCAACTACGTCGAATGCACCGTCACCTGCGGCTGCGGAAACACGTTCAAGACCCGCTCGACCCGCCCGGCCATCAACGTCGAGGTCTGTTCGAACTGCCACCCGTTCTACACGGGGAAGCAGAAGTTCGTGGACACGGCGGGCCGTGTCGAACGGTTCCAGCGCCGGTATGGCTGGGGCAAGCAGGCGTCAGGTGAGGCCGCCGCTTCGGGCACTGGCGCCGCCCAGCCGCAATGA
- a CDS encoding rubrerythrin family protein, producing the protein MATLDNLKAAFAGESQANRSYLAFAKKAEADGFPQVAKLFRAAADAETVHAHAHLRVMGGVKTTVENLEAAIAGEGHEFREMYPQFVAEAQSEGNNPALVSFRNAMMVEEIHHGLYAKALAAVKAGKDLPAAAVFVCGVCGNTVSGQAPDTCPVCGAPKARFTETK; encoded by the coding sequence ATGGCGACGTTGGACAACCTGAAGGCGGCCTTTGCGGGCGAGAGCCAGGCGAACCGGTCGTACCTGGCGTTTGCGAAGAAAGCGGAGGCCGACGGCTTCCCGCAGGTGGCGAAGCTCTTCCGCGCGGCCGCCGACGCCGAGACGGTGCACGCCCACGCCCACCTGCGCGTGATGGGCGGCGTCAAGACCACCGTCGAGAACCTCGAGGCGGCCATCGCGGGCGAAGGCCACGAGTTCCGCGAGATGTACCCCCAGTTTGTCGCCGAGGCCCAGAGCGAGGGGAACAACCCGGCGCTCGTGTCGTTCCGCAACGCCATGATGGTCGAAGAGATCCACCACGGGCTCTACGCGAAGGCCCTCGCGGCCGTCAAGGCCGGCAAGGACCTGCCGGCCGCCGCGGTCTTCGTCTGCGGCGTGTGCGGCAACACCGTGAGCGGCCAGGCGCCCGACACCTGCCCCGTCTGTGGCGCCCCCAAGGCGCGCTTCACCGAGACCAAGTGA